Proteins encoded together in one Stutzerimonas stutzeri window:
- a CDS encoding lipopolysaccharide kinase InaA family protein, whose protein sequence is MAGWTLDPAYADLHDDFGSVASVFALEGERLTKDPLSEVIRVERNGVRYYVKRYSGAGKGLRRYLGRPRVKAEWQNLMLFRRWGIPTAPIVAYGMERRGGAFLRGALITRELEQTDDLALLATTHDARLRDPRWVQEVSLQLARSTRAMHDRSFAHNDLKWRNLLVDPQRRLYLIDCPTGAFWHGPFLQRRIVKDLACLDKVAKYQLSRTQRLRFYLQYCQRKRLVDKDKPRIRQILNYFQGRE, encoded by the coding sequence ATGGCCGGCTGGACGCTGGACCCTGCGTACGCCGACCTGCATGATGATTTCGGCAGTGTCGCAAGCGTGTTCGCGCTGGAAGGTGAACGGCTTACCAAAGACCCACTTTCAGAAGTCATTCGTGTCGAGCGCAACGGGGTGCGCTATTACGTGAAACGCTACTCCGGTGCGGGCAAAGGCCTGCGGCGTTACCTCGGGCGACCGCGGGTCAAGGCGGAGTGGCAGAACCTGATGCTTTTTCGCCGTTGGGGCATCCCCACGGCGCCGATCGTGGCTTATGGCATGGAGCGGCGCGGCGGTGCTTTTCTCCGCGGCGCCCTGATTACGCGTGAATTGGAGCAAACCGATGATCTGGCTTTGCTGGCGACTACTCATGATGCCCGTCTTCGCGATCCGCGTTGGGTGCAGGAGGTCAGCCTGCAACTGGCGCGCTCGACACGAGCGATGCACGACCGGAGCTTCGCCCACAATGACCTCAAGTGGCGCAACCTGCTCGTCGATCCGCAGCGTCGTCTGTATCTGATCGATTGCCCTACCGGCGCCTTCTGGCATGGTCCGTTTCTGCAGCGGCGTATCGTCAAGGACCTGGCATGTCTGGACAAGGTGGCCAAGTACCAGCTCAGCCGAACCCAGCGCCTGCGGTTCTATCTGCAGTATTGCCAGCGAAAGCGACTGGTTGACAAGGACAAGCCGCGCATCCGGCAGATTCTGAATTATTTCCAGGGGCGGGAATGA
- a CDS encoding lipopolysaccharide kinase InaA family protein produces the protein MRLADLTVAGREPACPALVELSGEASLHVDSWLRILPGQRYVGRARWNGRKVLAKLMVGGKAQRHYQRELAGAKLLIDQHLPTPALVGQGWHEGEGGWLLFDWLDSAKSLWESWRSVEAEPVLTDGQRGVLGEALELIARMHAQGLWQADLHLDNFLKADGQLYVVDGGGVKAETPGRPLSRERVLENLGVFFAQLPAEIEPFIEELLVPYLLTNSEHALPLEALLQQVHKVRDWRLSDYLKKVVRDCSLFSASIGAFRAQVVRRDEQAALQAVIDDPNEFIARGKLLKGGGSATVASIELDGRALLIKRYNIKSPLHWLKRFWRPSRAWHSWVEGNRLDFLGIATPRLLAVIERRWLWMRGPAWLITELLRGEDIIARFQPYLDGCPPEQELVALDRLFAALIRERISHGDLKGHNLFWEHDRWSLIDLDAVQQHGSDASFARAYAKDRARFLRNWPTDSALYRLLDQRLPAVPGTSIED, from the coding sequence ATGAGATTGGCCGATCTGACGGTCGCCGGGCGCGAGCCAGCCTGCCCTGCGCTCGTCGAGCTATCGGGTGAGGCAAGTCTGCATGTCGACTCGTGGCTGCGCATCCTGCCCGGGCAGCGCTATGTCGGTCGCGCGCGCTGGAACGGTCGCAAGGTCCTGGCCAAGCTGATGGTGGGTGGCAAGGCGCAGCGTCATTATCAACGCGAGCTGGCTGGTGCGAAGCTGCTGATCGACCAGCATTTGCCAACACCTGCGCTGGTGGGGCAGGGCTGGCACGAGGGTGAGGGTGGCTGGCTGCTGTTCGACTGGCTCGATTCCGCCAAAAGCCTGTGGGAGAGCTGGCGCTCCGTCGAGGCGGAGCCTGTGCTGACAGACGGGCAGCGTGGCGTGCTCGGTGAGGCGCTTGAGCTGATCGCCAGGATGCATGCGCAAGGCCTTTGGCAGGCGGATCTGCATCTGGATAACTTCCTCAAGGCCGACGGTCAGCTCTACGTGGTCGACGGCGGCGGTGTAAAGGCGGAGACGCCCGGGCGCCCTCTGTCGCGCGAGCGGGTGTTGGAGAATCTTGGCGTCTTCTTCGCTCAGCTACCGGCAGAGATCGAGCCGTTCATCGAAGAGCTGCTGGTGCCCTATCTGCTGACCAACAGCGAGCACGCCCTGCCGCTGGAGGCGTTGCTCCAGCAGGTTCACAAAGTCCGTGACTGGCGTCTAAGTGACTATTTGAAGAAGGTCGTGCGGGACTGCAGCCTGTTCAGTGCGAGCATCGGGGCGTTCAGGGCGCAAGTGGTTCGGCGTGACGAGCAGGCAGCGCTGCAGGCGGTGATCGATGACCCCAATGAATTCATCGCTCGAGGCAAGTTGTTAAAGGGCGGTGGTAGCGCGACGGTAGCCAGTATCGAGCTGGACGGCCGGGCCCTGCTTATCAAGCGCTACAACATCAAGAGTCCGCTGCATTGGTTGAAGCGCTTCTGGCGGCCGAGCCGCGCCTGGCACAGCTGGGTCGAGGGTAATCGGCTCGATTTTCTCGGGATCGCCACTCCTCGTTTGCTGGCCGTGATCGAGCGCCGCTGGCTGTGGATGCGCGGTCCGGCGTGGCTGATTACCGAATTGCTGCGCGGAGAAGATATAATTGCGCGTTTTCAGCCGTATCTGGATGGCTGTCCTCCAGAGCAGGAATTGGTTGCCCTGGACCGGCTGTTCGCGGCACTGATCCGCGAGCGAATCAGTCATGGTGATCTCAAAGGGCACAACCTGTTCTGGGAGCATGATCGCTGGTCGTTAATCGACCTGGATGCCGTGCAGCAGCATGGCAGCGATGCCAGCTTCGCTCGGGCGTATGCCAAGGATCGTGCGCGATTCCTGCGCAACTGGCCGACCGACAGCGCCCTGTACCGGCTGCTTGACCAACGTTTACCCGCGGTGCCCGGCACCAGCATCGAAGATTAA
- a CDS encoding lipopolysaccharide kinase InaA family protein, with protein sequence MNDFIAQADRPTLERHGLASFDALWSVQLSAVDEPNVERGGWSSVFRLELDDSAFYLKRQSNHLTRTLARPFGEPTFAREFRNIRRYAQLGVPALQASFFGQRKVDGERRAILLTRALDGWMDLDSWLKRWPELNEPRRQAIIGAVGALAHTLHQAGQMHGCFYPKHIFLREQDGHWQACLIDLEKTRPLLLGRRDRIKDLEPLVRRASCIGDQGVRHLLNAYLDDPRLVEPWLLQLQRRHKAKEAR encoded by the coding sequence ATGAACGATTTCATCGCGCAGGCCGATCGTCCAACGCTCGAGCGCCATGGCTTGGCGAGCTTCGATGCGCTCTGGTCGGTCCAGTTGTCGGCGGTGGATGAGCCCAATGTCGAACGCGGCGGCTGGAGCAGTGTTTTCAGGCTGGAGCTCGATGATTCGGCGTTCTACCTCAAGCGGCAGAGCAATCATCTGACCCGCACCCTGGCACGCCCGTTCGGTGAGCCGACCTTTGCCCGTGAGTTTCGCAATATCCGTCGTTATGCGCAGCTAGGCGTGCCGGCGCTTCAGGCCAGCTTCTTCGGGCAGCGCAAGGTTGATGGCGAAAGGCGTGCAATTCTCCTGACCCGCGCATTGGATGGTTGGATGGATCTGGACAGCTGGCTGAAACGATGGCCCGAGCTGAACGAACCTCGACGCCAGGCCATCATCGGTGCGGTCGGTGCGCTGGCGCACACGCTGCATCAGGCCGGCCAGATGCATGGCTGCTTCTATCCCAAGCACATCTTTCTCCGTGAGCAGGACGGGCATTGGCAGGCTTGCCTGATCGACCTGGAAAAAACCCGACCTCTGTTGTTAGGGCGGCGCGACCGGATCAAGGATCTGGAGCCGCTCGTGCGGCGTGCAAGCTGCATCGGTGACCAAGGCGTGCGGCACTTGCTGAATGCCTATCTGGACGATCCTCGCCTGGTCGAGCCATGGCTGTTGCAGTTGCAGCGGCGACACAAAGCCAAGGAGGCGCGCTGA